From a single Lewinella sp. LCG006 genomic region:
- a CDS encoding mannose-1-phosphate guanylyltransferase, with amino-acid sequence MQDQHTYVAIMAGGVGSRFWPASREERPKQFLDILGTGKSLLRLTFERFLRLTSADRIFIVTNAQYKAQVLEHLPELTENQILCEPSRNNTAPCIAYTAFKLQQLDPEANLVIAPSDALINNEPLFVDNIRKALSFTAANDALVTLGIAPDSPHTGYGYIQFGDGGDGVYPVKRFTEKPELQVAREFLASGDYLWNAGIFVWRAATVLAAFNTHAPEITALLGQNLACYNTADEQAFIDEVYPQTPKISVDYAIMEKATNVFTIPAQFGWSDLGAWVSLHQEMKQDEDGNAVQGKSILLHDTHNTLVRITGNKLAVIAGLDDYIIVDEGDVLLICPKSREQEIKMLRTQVEEVFGPEFV; translated from the coding sequence ATGCAAGATCAACACACTTACGTAGCCATCATGGCGGGTGGGGTCGGTTCCCGTTTCTGGCCTGCCAGCCGGGAGGAACGCCCTAAGCAATTTTTAGATATTCTCGGTACGGGCAAGAGCCTGCTAAGACTGACTTTCGAACGTTTTTTACGCCTCACCTCTGCAGATCGAATTTTCATTGTCACCAACGCACAGTACAAAGCGCAGGTGCTGGAACACCTCCCGGAGCTGACGGAAAATCAGATCTTGTGCGAGCCTTCCCGCAACAATACCGCCCCTTGCATTGCTTATACGGCTTTCAAGCTTCAGCAGCTTGATCCCGAGGCTAACCTGGTGATTGCGCCAAGTGATGCGCTCATCAACAACGAGCCACTTTTCGTTGATAACATCCGCAAAGCACTGTCTTTTACCGCTGCGAACGATGCCTTGGTGACGCTCGGGATTGCGCCCGATAGCCCACATACCGGCTATGGCTATATCCAATTTGGCGATGGTGGCGATGGTGTTTACCCCGTAAAACGATTTACTGAAAAACCCGAATTGCAGGTGGCTCGCGAGTTTCTTGCCAGCGGTGATTACCTCTGGAATGCGGGTATTTTTGTTTGGCGTGCTGCTACGGTCTTGGCCGCTTTCAATACCCACGCACCGGAAATTACGGCGCTCTTGGGGCAAAATCTGGCTTGTTACAACACGGCTGATGAACAGGCCTTCATCGACGAAGTCTATCCGCAGACGCCAAAAATATCGGTTGATTACGCGATCATGGAAAAGGCAACCAACGTCTTCACCATCCCCGCCCAATTTGGCTGGAGTGACCTCGGCGCTTGGGTTAGTCTGCACCAGGAAATGAAGCAGGACGAAGATGGCAACGCCGTCCAGGGCAAAAGCATCCTTTTGCACGATACCCACAATACCCTGGTACGCATTACCGGCAACAAATTGGCCGTCATTGCCGGCCTGGATGACTACATCATTGTCGATGAAGGCGATGTCTTATTGATCTGCCCAAAATCCCGCGAGCAAGAAATAAAAATGCTCCGCACCCAGGTAGAGGAAGTATTCGGCCCGGAGTTTGTTTAA